The genomic DNA ccctctccctcttcccctagatgatgatagctctaacagggggccctctccctcctcccctagaggatgatagctctaacagggggccctctccctcttcccctagaggatgatagctctaacagggggccctctccctcttcccctagaGGTTGATAGCTCTAACAGGgggccctctccctcttcccctagaggatgatagctctaacagccccccccctcatcccctagaggatgatagctctaacagccccccccctcatcccctagaggatgatagctctaacagccccccccctcttcccctagaggatgatagctctaacagccccccccctcatcccctaGAGGAGTGATAGctctaacagcccccccccctcatcccctagaggatgatagctctaacagccccccccctcatcccctaGAGGATGATAGCTCTAACAGGGCCCCCCCCCATCCCCTAGAGGATATAGctctaacagccccccccccccccctcacccccctaGAGGATATAGCTCTAACATCCCCCCCTCATGCCCTAGAGGATGATAGCTCTAACAGgccccccccctcatcccctagaggatgatagctctaacagggccccccccctcatcccctagaggatgatagctctaacagggccccccccctcatcccctagaggatgatagctctaacagggccccccccctcatcccctagaggatgatagctctaacaggccccccccccctcatcccctagaggatgatagctctaacaggccccccccctcatcccctagaggatgatagctctaacagggccccccccctcatcccctagaggatgatagctctaacagggcccccccctcatcccctagaggatgatagctctaacaggccccccccctcatcccctagaggatgatagctctaacagggcccccccccctcatcccctaaaggatgatagctctaacagggcccccccccctcatcccctagaggatgatagctctaacagggccccccccctcatcccctagaggatgatagctctaacaggcccccccccccccctcatcccctaaaggatgatagctctaacagggccccccccctcatcccctagaggatgatagctctaacagggccccccccccctcatcccctaGAGGATGATAGCTCTAACAGGGCCCCCCCCTCATCCCCTAGAGGATGATAGCTCTAACAGGCTGAATATGATTTGGATTATAATGTTCCAGTCTTTTCATTTTCTCTCTTCATAATTGCATCTGGTGTCTAAGGAGGCTGAAAGTTCATTTACTAAACTTAACAAATGAAACAACACCCCCTTCccccctgaacccccccccctatATGCCAAAAGTGCCGGCTGATTTTAAACACTCGAGCGGAGTCCTGACATAGAGATAGGTGACTTAGATAGTATTTCCATGCACTCTGGTCCACTCCCTTAATTGCTCTCATGAAAGCCCAATCTGGAGTCCTTCATGCAGAGCTGGGGTTATTTCTATTACAAATGGCTGTCTGAGGGAGATGAGCGGACTGGAAATTAAATTATGCGACCAACTAGGGATAGACAGACacaaatgcacacgcacacacacacacacacacaccagtcccaGAGAGCAGTCAAATGACTCTGTCCGAAGCAGAATGCTCTTTCCATGTTGTGACATTTCAGTTGTTATTGATTATCAGAGATGGACCAAACAGTCTAAAACACATCTAATTGctgctgagacacacacacacacacacacacacacacacacacacacacacacacacacacacacacacacacacacacacacacacacacacacacacacacacacacacacacaacacacataccacacaacacacataccacacaacacacacacacacacaacacacacacataacaacacacaaacaacacacacacacacataacaaacacacacatacaacacacacacacatacaacacacacacatacaacaaacACATGtacaacaaacacacatacaaccaacacacaacacatacatacaacacacatacaacacacatgcaacacacacacacaacacacacacaacacacacaacacaacacacacaacacgcacaacacaacacacacaacacgcacaacacaacacacacaacacgcacaacacaacacacacaacacacacaacacaacacacacatacaacacacacacaacacacacacacaacacacacctacacacaacacacacacaacacgcacattcttcacacacatacaacacacacacacacacactttcaacacacacatacaacacacacattcaacacacacacacacaacacacacatacaacacacacatacaacatgcacaacacacacacataaaacacacacacaacacacacacataacacaacacacacatacaacacacacacacacacacacacaacacacacacaacacacacacatatacgataCCCAGAAACTCTCAGTTTTATCTGGGTGAGATCTCGTCTCTTTTATCTTGGTCACAGAGGACCAAAAAGCAGAGTGTCAtaacagagccagagagaggtaACAGATGGACCTGGGAAAAATACTAGATGCAAATGTTATAATCATCATGATCAtgaggtcctgtgtggctcagtcggtagagcatggtgcttggagcTTGGCCCTCGGCGCTTGGTGCTTGGGGCCTGGCGCTTGGTGCTTGGTGCTTGGAGCTCGGCGCTCGGGGCTCGGCACTTGGTGCTTGGGGCTTGGACTTTGGACCTTGGGGCTTGGACCTTGGAGCTTGGGGCTTGGACTTTGGACCTTGGAGCTTGGGGCTTGGGGCTTGGACCTTGGAGCTTGGGGCTTGGACCTTGGAGCTTGGACCTTGGAGCTTGGGGCTTGGACCTTGGAGCTTGGGACTTGGACCTTGTAGCTTGGGGCTTGGGGCTTGGACCTTGGAGCTTGGGGCTTGGACCTTGGAGCTTGGGGCTTGGGGCTTGGACCTTGGAGCTTGGGCCTTGGGGCTTGGACCTTGGAGCTTGGGGCTTGGGGCTTGGACCTTGGAGCTTGGAGCTTGTACCTTGGGGCTTGGGGCTTGGACCTTGGAGCTTGGGGCTTGGGGCTTGGACCTTGGAGCTTGGAGCTTGGGGCTTGGGGCTTGGACCTTGGAGCTTGGAGCTTGGGGCTTGGAGCTTAGAGCTTGGGGCTTGGTGCTTGGAGCTTGGTGCTTGGAGCTTGGAGCTTGGTGCCAAATGTTGTTGGTGGTGATTCCCGCTGGGGTCACACCCACACGTAAAATATATGAGGTGTTtaggataaaagtgtctgctaaatggaacATATGATTATTTGTCATCGAGGAGATGTTTCAACAGTCTGATCAGAATGTGGTAGGAAGATGAGGTATTTAGCAGTGACAGTAGTGACATCACCTTTAGGACTGTTCATTAGTTCAAATAACTGTTTTCTGATTGGCGTTTCGACTAAGGCCCCCTTTGACTCCTAGTGTGGGGTCCGAGATGTACTTTCTGGACCTCCCCAGCCTCCTTACCACCTCAGAGAAAGACTGGATCCCaaatccctcccccttccccttggcCCCTCCCCCTATTTACGTGTTCACACTCACTTCCTCCTTTTGCACAAGTGTCCCAAATGCAGGTAAAACTATAAAGGGTGTAGGGGCTAATTAACCCCACCGGTAGTCTCTTCTACTGAGCCTGCAATGCTGCCAGCTTCAGAGAGAAGTGGAATCCCATAAGGCACTgcgttattattttttactttgcgCAATTTCACACAAAATAATAGAGAGGCTTTTTGGAATGAAATGACacgtgtgtttgtttatgttcCGATGTCCTGTCTTGACACGTATAAAAGATGACATCATACTCTACTGCTAACTGTTATATTTTGACACGTATAAAAGATGACATCATGCTAACTGTTATATTTTGACACGTATAAAAGATGACATCATACTCTACTGCTAACTATTATATTTTGACACGTATAAAAGATGACATCATGCTAACTGTTATATTTTGACACGTATAAAAGATGACGTCATGCTAACTGTTATATTTTGACACGTATAAAAGATGACGTCATGCTAACTGTTATATTTTGACACGTATAAAAGATGACATCATGCTAACTGTTATATTTTGACACGTATAAAAGATGACATCATGCTAACTGTTATATTTTGACACGTAATAAAGATGACATCATGCTAACTGTTATATTTTGTTAaacaccaggggggggggggttgttcatTTTAATTTCTTGCTTGTTTTGTTATTTAAATGTGGAACATGAATTGCACCATTCAAGTCCGGAGtgttggtgctttcaagacaactgggaactctggggggggggggggggggggggggaagaggtcaAATCGTGCCGTCAGTGAAAGCCTCAGAAAGCTCTAGAAGAGCTCTAGAAGAGCTTGGAATTCAAAAGAGTTGGTTGAccattaaaaaatataaaaaatctaaTTCAGAGCTAGTTTTTTTCAcagttctcagttgtcttgaactaACTGAAGTCAGACgtcggagatttccgagttcccagttgttttgaatgcggcatgAGTACCGAAGTTGATGGGTTTTATTGATCCCCTCGCCACTCTGGAAGTCACCCTCTGAGTTTCGTCAGCAACACGTGACAACAGAGGGCCCTCTGAGAGAGTTGGTAGGGGGCAAGGCGGTGGTTTGGGAttcacaaagagagacagagtaggaagAGGAGAGTGCCTGCAGAACTTCCCTGTTTGGCTCCACCCCTCTCATGTCTGGTGGTTTTTGATTGGACAAACTAACctctccacagacagacagggttggtGTCTAGATGGTGCCTGCATGTCAACTTGCACTAATAtggatgtttgttttgtttgtgtttgtttgtgtttgcatCCTTTGCAGTGTTGTTTACCAGGATGGATTTTATGGTGCAGATATTTATGTAAGTATTATTACCAGTGAATGACGTAGAGGACCGTAACAGAGATAGATGTGTTTCTACTTACCACTCAGGACACATGACATTCACATGTGCCTGTATTCATGTTGGTTGGTTGTATGCTGAGCCAGGTATTAAGAGAGTtgcagagccatatatttagagaGTTACTGAGCCAGGTATTTAGAGAGTtgcagagccatatatttagagaGTTACTGAGCCAGGTATTTAGAGAGTTGCAGAGCCAGGTATTTAGAGAGTtgcagagccatatatttagagaGTTGCAGAGTCAGGTATTTAGAGAGTTGCAGAGTCAGGTATTTAGAGAGTtgcagagccatatatttagagaGTTACTGAGCCAGGTATTTAGAGAGTTGCAGAGTCAGGTATTTAGAGAGTTGCAGAGTCAGGTATTTAGAGAGTTGCAGAGTCAGGTATTTAGAGAGTTGCAGAGCCAGGTATTTAGAGAGTTGCAGAGCCAGGTATTTAGAGAGTTGCAGAGCCAGGTATTTAGAGAGTtgcagagccatatatttagagaGTTGCAGAGTCAGGTATTTAGAGAGTTGCAGAGTCAGGTATTTCGAGAGTTGCACAGTCAGGTATTTAGAGAGTTGCAGAGTCAGGTATTTAGAGAGATGCAGAGTCAGGTATTTAGAGAGTTGCAGAGTCAGGTATTTAGAGAGTTGCAGAGCCAGGTATTTAGAGAGTtgcagagccatatatttagagagttgcagagccatatatttagagaGTTGCAGAGCCAGGCATTTAGAGAGTtgcagagccatgtatttagagagCTGGGAATTTGAGGTTTCTGCATTATGAATAATCTATCGCTCCCCAGCAACATTACGTGGGGGATATTTAAACTATGCTATGTCACTGAATGTCTAATTAGAACAATATTCAACATTGCAAAAGTTGTCCCAACTCTCTAAAATGTCATATATGGTTTGGTTTGGTTTAATGTAGACAGCTCAATGTAATGTAAACACACCCAGCCATACCAATGTCTATAGACCTACATCAGCTCAATGTAACGTAACCACACCCAGCCATACCAATGTCTATAGACCTacatcagctcaatgtaatgtAACCACACCCAGCCATACCAGTGTCTATAGACCTacatcagctcaatgtaatgtAACCACACCCAGCCATACCAATGTCTATAGGCCTacatcagctcaatgtaatgtAAACACACCCAGCCATACCAATGTCTATAGGCCTacatcagctcaatgtaatgtAAACACACCCAGCCATACCAATGTCTATAGGCCTacatcagctcaatgtaatgtAAACACAACCAACCACAGGCagttggtgacaccttaattggggaggaggaGCTTGTGGTAtcgactggagcggaatcagggGAACGACATCAAATACATCAGACAGacggtttccatggtttccaggtgtttgacgaCGTTCCATTTGTTCCgttcctgacattattatgagccgtcctcccctcagcagcctccgctgCAACCAACCCATACAAATCCAGAAATATAATACAATATTACATCAGTAGAATGGTAATAATATCGTACAGTATTACATCAGTAGAATGGTAATACTATCCGACAGTATTACATCAGTATAATGGTAATAATATCGTACAGTATTACATCAGTAGAATGGTAATAATATCCTACAGTATTACATCAGTAGAATGGTAATAATATCCTACAGTATTACATCAGTATAATGGTAATAATATCGTACAGTATTACATCAGTATAATGGTAATAATATCGTACAGTATTACATCAGTATAATGGTAATAATATCGTACAGTATTACATCAGTAGAATGGTAATAATATAGAACAGTATTACATCAGTATAATGGTAATAATATCGTACAGTATTACATCAGTAGAATGGTAATAATATAGAACAGTATTACATCAGTATAATGGTAATAATATCGTACAGTATTACATCAGTATAATGGTAATAATATCCTACAGTATTACATCAGTATAATGGTAATAATATAGAACAGTATTACATCAGTATAATGGTAATAATATCCTACAGTATTACATCAGTATAATGgtaataatacagtacagtattacatCAGTATAATGGTAATAATATCCTACAGTATTACATCAGTAGAATGGTAATAATATCCTACAGTATTACATCAGTAGAATGGTAATactatagtatgtacagtattacatcagtagaatggtaatactatagtatgtacagtattacATCAGTAGAATGGTAATAATATCGTACAGTATTACATCAGTAGAATGGTAATAATATCGTACAGTATTACATCAGTATAATGGtaataatatagtacagtattacatcagtagaatggtaataatacagtacagtattacatCAGTAGAATGGTAATAATATCGTACAGTATTACATCAGTAGAATGGTAATAATATCGTACAGTATTACATCAGTAGAATGGTAATAATATCGTACAGTATTACATCAGTATAATGgtaataatacagtacagtaatacatcaGTATAATGGTAATAATATCGTACAGTAATACATCAGTATAATGGTAATAATATCGTACAGTATCAGTGATATGACTGAAGATGTATCATCTCCACATTGTTGGAAGAAATTAGGTGCATTGTGGGTAGATGAGCAGTGAACAGTAGGAACACTCAATTTTACAGGAACtagaaacaggagacactataTTTAACAGGAACcagaaacaggagacactataTTTAACAGGAaccagtaacaggagacactatatTTAACAGGAACCAGAAACAGGAAACACTATATTTAACAGGACCcagaaacaggagacactataTTTAACAGGAACcagaaacaggagacactataTTTAACAGGAACCAGAAACAGGGAACACTATATTTAACAGAAaccagtaacaggagacactatatTTAACAGGAACcagaaacaggagacactataTTTAACAGGAaccagtaacaggagacactatatTTAACAGGAACCAGAAACAGGAGACAGTATATTTAACAGGAACcagaaacaggagacactataTTTAACAGGAACcagaaacaggagacactataTTTAACAGGAACCAGAAACAGGAGACAGTATATTTAACAGGAACCAGAAACAGGAGACAGTATATTTAACAGGAACCAGAAACAGGAAACACTATATTTAACAGGAACcagaaacaggagacactataTTTAACAGGAACCAGAAACAGGAGACACTACATTTTTTATAGTGAACAGAATCACGTCATCTCCTGGGGGCttgctgctctgctctgtgtggtgAAATGCATGCTGGTCGTGTTTCTGGCCATGGCGTGGTTGGCGTGACTTTGTGGTTGGTTGAACATGGAGTCTTGCTGTGCTCACAGACTGATCGTCACTGCATCACCGCACACCTGCCTGtcgcatggatgtgtgtgtgtgtgtgtgtgtgtgtgtgtgtgtgtgtgtgtgtgtgtgtggtgtgtgtgtgtgtgtgtgtgtgtgtgtgtgtgtgtgtgtgtgtgtgtgtgtgtgtgtgtgtgtgtgtgtgtggtgtgtgtgtgtgtgtgtatgtgtgcgtgtgtgtgtgtgtgtgtgtgtgtgcgtgcgtgtgtgtcgtgtgtgtgtcgtgtgtgcgtgcgtgcgtgcgtgtgtcgtgtgtgcgtgcgtgcgtgcgtgtgtcgtGTTTGCCTGATTGAACAGCTGATGGCAGCATTACATAAATTTAAATCTGTGTTCTTTGTAGAACATCTGGGAATCTGTTTTAAGGCAGTTATGGCAAATTAGTCTTTGAAAACAAATATTACATTTTAATGAAGAAATTATTATGAAATCTATACATTGTTCACCGTGTGGCGTAATTCATTCAGCATGTAATTCATTCAGCattcagcgtgtgtgtgtttgtgtgtgcgtgtgtgtgtgtgtgtgtgtgtttccaggggGGCTATGCTGCCTACAGGTATACTCAGCCTGCTGCCGCCACAGCTGCTGCATTCGGTGACAGGTGAGATGGACCTCttctttaatctctctctctacctctctctctgtccctctctctctctcaacctctctctctctctcgctcaacctccctctctctctctctctctctctctcactcaacctctctctctctcgctcaacctctctcgctcaacctctctctctctctctctcgctcaacctctctctctctctacctctctctctgtctctcattctctctcactacttctctctctcttgctctacctctatctctctctgtccctctttctctctctctctctctctctgtcccactctctctctctctctctctctctctctctctctctctctctctttcaacctctctctctctctcgctctacttctctctctctccctctctctctctctctaccgctctctctacctctctctgtaagTAATGTCCGCATAAACAGTAAAaactacagtatttaatttgtGTATACCCTGCCCATTTCTCGCCCCCCATATCGCAGTTAGTtccacccataagtgagaaacctgcgtgccaagtatagaccatatatGGTGTTCTCCACAGGtcatagaaaagagcagaagcgctagaccatccgttcagaccccagtgttacctacctacctagaccatccgttcagaccccagtgttacctacctacctagaccatccgttcagacccccagtgttacc from Oncorhynchus kisutch isolate 150728-3 unplaced genomic scaffold, Okis_V2 scaffold809, whole genome shotgun sequence includes the following:
- the LOC116362194 gene encoding extensin-like encodes the protein MNSPKAGITTNNIWHQAPSSKHQAPSTKPQALSSKPQAPSSKVQAPSPKLQAPRSKPQAPSSKVQAPSPKVQAPSSKVQAPSPKLQGPSPKAQAPRSKPQAPSSKVQAPSSKVQAPSPKLQGPSPKLQGPSPKLQGPSSKVQAPSSKVQAPSPKLQGPKSKPQAPRSKPQGPKSKPQAPSAEPRAPSSKHQAPSARPQAPSAEGQAPSTMLYRLSHTGPHDHDDYNICI